In Castor canadensis chromosome 11, mCasCan1.hap1v2, whole genome shotgun sequence, a single genomic region encodes these proteins:
- the LOC109701811 gene encoding late cornified envelope protein 3C-like — protein MSCQQNQQQCQAPPKCPSPKCPPKSPKQCRPAASSCCATSSSGCGGPSSEGGCCLGHRRRRSHRCRRQSSSSCDRGSGQQSGGSGCGHSSGGCC, from the coding sequence ATGTCCTGCCAGCAGAACCAGCAGCAGTGTCAGGCTCCTCCCAAATGCCCTTCACCCAAGTGCCCCCCAAAGAGCCCCAAACAGTGTCGACCTGCAGCCTCCTCCTGCTGTGCTACCAGTTCCAGCGGCTGTGGTGGCCCCAGCTCAGAGGGCGGCTGCTGCCTGGGCCACAGGCGCCGCAGGTCCCACCGATGCCGGCGTCAGAGCTCCAGCTCCTGTGACCGTGGCAGTGGTCAGCAGTCGGGAGGCTCTGGCTGTGGCCACAGCTCTGGGGGTTGTTGCTGA